In Bacillus sp. FJAT-45037, the following are encoded in one genomic region:
- a CDS encoding GerAB/ArcD/ProY family transporter, with the protein MNEKLHYIHIIILIYMIQSGAVIFTLPRVTAAAYGTNGWLALLPISLIVIFNIYIISFVYKLGEGRDIFSIMESAIPKILLFPLYIFLIIVWSLLGCMVVNYYVNLFQLVALPGTPQYLLKLILSLVAFLFVIKGIYNMVKATTIFFILTIWTVIVVLFLFPKFEISRFTPYLFRGDTAFITGGLDIYSSFLGYELVLLLFPFVDRKTKLFKAVVFGTLMTTTVYIIVCITAYGFYSFEHLLKLRYPVINMLAYVELPFMERLESLIFSFFIMKIIVTTGLFYWVASETLQRLLPKIPNSLAVFIVILFSYLISFIPNTMNEVMNWLTFLANIEIGITFILPLLLITILVIKKSKQSERNTNG; encoded by the coding sequence ATGAATGAAAAATTACACTACATCCATATTATTATATTAATATACATGATTCAGTCTGGGGCTGTTATATTTACCCTCCCTAGAGTAACAGCTGCAGCATACGGTACAAACGGCTGGCTGGCTTTGCTCCCAATTTCTTTGATAGTTATTTTTAATATTTATATAATCTCATTTGTATATAAATTAGGTGAGGGTAGAGACATTTTTTCGATAATGGAGTCAGCTATACCAAAAATACTTCTATTTCCATTATATATATTTCTTATAATCGTTTGGTCGCTATTAGGGTGCATGGTAGTTAATTATTATGTAAATTTGTTTCAACTTGTTGCTTTGCCAGGCACCCCACAATATTTATTAAAATTAATATTATCTTTAGTCGCTTTTTTATTTGTTATAAAGGGCATCTACAATATGGTTAAAGCGACCACCATTTTTTTTATATTAACGATTTGGACAGTAATAGTAGTGCTTTTTCTTTTCCCGAAATTTGAAATTAGTCGGTTTACACCTTATTTATTTCGGGGAGACACGGCATTTATTACAGGTGGTCTCGATATTTATTCGTCTTTCTTAGGGTATGAACTTGTTCTTCTCCTTTTTCCTTTTGTTGATCGCAAAACTAAATTATTCAAAGCCGTAGTTTTTGGTACATTGATGACGACAACTGTTTACATAATTGTATGTATTACTGCTTACGGATTCTATAGTTTTGAACACTTGTTAAAGCTTAGATATCCCGTAATAAATATGTTAGCTTATGTTGAGCTACCTTTCATGGAACGATTGGAGTCCTTAATTTTCAGTTTTTTCATTATGAAGATCATTGTTACTACAGGTCTATTTTATTGGGTTGCTAGTGAAACGTTACAGAGGTTACTCCCAAAAATCCCTAATTCCCTAGCAGTTTTTATCGTAATTCTGTTTTCTTATCTAATTTCCTTTATTCCCAATACAATGAATGAAGTTATGAATTGGTTGACATTCTTGGCAAATATTGAGATTGGAATAACTTTTATCCTTCCTCTACTATTAATTACAATACTCGTTATAAAAAAATCAAAGCAAAGTGAGCGTAATACGAATGGTTAA
- a CDS encoding PLD nuclease N-terminal domain-containing protein, which produces MNEIIAELEQLNMAVILPFLIIQLILMIIALFDWFRIEKTNGPKWMWLFIIVFVNIIGPILYFVIGRRQE; this is translated from the coding sequence ATGAACGAAATCATCGCAGAACTTGAACAGTTAAATATGGCAGTCATCCTGCCTTTTCTTATCATTCAACTCATATTGATGATTATTGCTTTATTTGATTGGTTTCGGATTGAGAAGACGAATGGTCCTAAATGGATGTGGCTCTTTATTATTGTGTTCGTAAATATAATTGGTCCAATTCTGTACTTTGTGATTGGTAGGAGGCAAGAGTAA
- a CDS encoding ABC transporter ATP-binding protein, giving the protein MSFFEVDQLTKKFGKTTVVDRVSFSLEKGRCVALLGPNGAGKTTTLKMLTQLLRSTNGTIQMEGFEQNADLRTKIGYLPQYPVFHNWMSGREFLEYVGKLTHLKPTEAKIRAGELLEMMGLADAANRRIGKYSGGMKQRLGIAQAIIHRPSLLLLDEPVSALDPFGRREVLELIRELKKDTTILFSTHVLNDAEEVSDDIIIIHQGEIKVADRLDTLQEQHQQPMISLQTKAPIQPLIKEWEDWDGITDIMYEEYAAKVVVADIEAVKKRMLAAIVAKDIPLVAFEVQKSSLEDLFMKVVRG; this is encoded by the coding sequence ATGTCCTTTTTTGAAGTAGATCAATTAACGAAAAAATTTGGAAAAACGACTGTCGTAGATCGAGTTTCGTTCAGCTTAGAAAAAGGACGCTGTGTAGCATTACTTGGTCCAAATGGGGCCGGTAAAACGACAACTCTAAAAATGCTCACTCAGCTACTAAGATCAACAAATGGGACGATTCAAATGGAGGGATTTGAGCAAAATGCCGATCTCAGAACGAAAATCGGTTATTTACCACAATATCCTGTCTTTCATAACTGGATGAGTGGTAGAGAGTTTTTAGAATATGTCGGCAAGCTCACACACCTCAAACCTACAGAAGCAAAGATACGAGCGGGTGAACTCTTGGAAATGATGGGGTTAGCTGATGCTGCCAATCGACGTATTGGGAAATATTCTGGTGGAATGAAGCAGCGGCTAGGTATTGCTCAAGCAATTATTCATCGTCCCAGCCTTCTCTTATTAGATGAACCAGTTTCAGCTCTTGATCCATTTGGACGGCGTGAAGTGTTAGAACTGATTCGAGAATTAAAAAAGGATACAACCATTCTATTTTCGACCCATGTTTTAAACGATGCCGAGGAAGTAAGTGATGACATCATTATTATTCATCAAGGGGAGATCAAGGTTGCTGACCGTCTCGATACTCTTCAAGAACAACATCAGCAGCCGATGATTTCCTTGCAAACAAAAGCCCCGATTCAACCATTGATTAAAGAGTGGGAAGACTGGGACGGGATCACTGATATCATGTATGAGGAGTACGCAGCTAAAGTTGTCGTAGCAGACATAGAGGCGGTAAAGAAGAGAATGCTCGCTGCTATCGTCGCAAAAGATATCCCTCTCGTTGCTTTTGAAGTTCAGAAATCATCACTGGAAGATTTATTTATGAAGGTGGTGAGGGGATGA
- a CDS encoding ABC transporter permease → MRQWLVLFQTEFLEMARNFKIIWLPLVFILLGMTDPLTTYYMPQILEMSGGLPEGAVFEMPLPSAPEVLMMTVSLLNLLGVLIIVLASMGTIAAERKSGLAGMILVKPIPYSYYITAKWAGLSVVGLASVFLGYLAGWYYVTLLFEPISFGLFLQSYLLLALWFLFIFTLVIFFNTVVKVPGFVAFVTLATIIILSVLTNTFDTWMRWSPAQLTGNVGSLLIEGRKFEDLWLTVTVTLILVVGLMFSAVTILRNKELAE, encoded by the coding sequence ATGAGACAATGGCTCGTATTATTTCAAACGGAATTTCTGGAGATGGCCCGGAACTTTAAGATCATTTGGCTTCCACTTGTCTTCATCTTGTTAGGAATGACCGATCCTTTAACGACTTATTACATGCCGCAAATCCTCGAGATGTCAGGTGGCTTACCAGAGGGGGCCGTTTTTGAAATGCCACTTCCTTCTGCACCAGAAGTACTAATGATGACAGTGTCGCTACTGAATCTGTTAGGTGTTCTCATCATCGTCTTAGCTTCGATGGGAACGATTGCTGCTGAGCGAAAAAGTGGTCTAGCTGGTATGATTTTAGTGAAACCAATACCTTACTCTTATTATATAACAGCAAAATGGGCTGGATTAAGTGTAGTTGGCCTTGCATCGGTATTTTTAGGCTATTTAGCGGGTTGGTACTACGTCACACTCTTATTTGAACCGATCTCTTTTGGGTTATTTTTGCAAAGTTATCTGCTGTTAGCGTTATGGTTTTTATTTATTTTTACGCTCGTGATTTTCTTTAATACGGTGGTCAAAGTGCCAGGGTTCGTCGCATTTGTTACCCTCGCAACCATTATTATTTTATCTGTGCTAACGAATACATTTGACACTTGGATGAGATGGAGCCCTGCACAGCTAACTGGAAATGTTGGCTCGTTGTTGATCGAGGGGAGAAAATTTGAGGATCTTTGGCTGACGGTTACAGTTACGCTTATTCTTGTAGTTGGATTAATGTTCAGTGCGGTTACAATTTTACGAAATAAAGAGTTAGCTGAATAG
- a CDS encoding spore germination protein → MNIKKIRQLLFPKRDYQNKNSNHNVSEINRTEKPTLEHTLHEFDRCEDLIHRTFPTKDIHIVYFEHLVDNDELNREVIKPFSQIRADEVNALLHESQFNKVDDTKGFINGILKGSIGIFFSRDTYLIDVYGPPSRNIIESETESIITGPHDGFIESIGSNLSLIRRRIRSSHLKTIKLSVGEITKTDVYILYIEGIAEMEMVDDLIQRIKDIEYDGIYDSTMLIQLIDDSPYSLFPQFLTTERPDVATSKLLSGKIVGISDNSPTVFSAPTALFEFFQSPDDYYNRWVVGTVLRYLRYLAFVITIIFTGLYVSVTTFHYEMIPESLLITLSESRKQVPFPPLIEALVMETTLELLREAGARLPSKVGQTIGIVGGIVIGQAAVQAGLTSNILIIVVATSAIASFVIPSYIMSGSIRIIRFGLIILAGVFGNFGILVGITILIIHLSKLTSLRASYLTPIAPMYIEDWRDILLRAPYSMMKGRPAESKTSNVTRSKMRR, encoded by the coding sequence ATGAATATCAAAAAAATTAGGCAACTCCTTTTTCCGAAGAGAGATTATCAAAACAAAAACAGTAATCATAATGTAAGTGAGATTAACCGAACAGAAAAGCCAACTCTTGAACATACACTTCACGAGTTTGATCGTTGTGAAGACCTAATCCATAGGACATTTCCGACAAAGGACATACATATTGTTTACTTTGAACATTTAGTTGATAACGATGAGTTGAATCGTGAAGTTATTAAACCATTTTCGCAAATTCGAGCAGATGAAGTTAATGCACTTTTACATGAATCACAATTTAATAAAGTAGATGACACAAAGGGCTTCATTAATGGCATTTTAAAAGGATCGATTGGTATCTTTTTTTCAAGAGATACTTACTTGATTGATGTTTACGGTCCCCCATCCCGAAATATCATTGAGTCTGAAACTGAATCCATCATTACGGGCCCTCATGATGGATTTATTGAATCGATTGGGTCAAATTTATCGCTTATTCGCAGAAGAATTCGTAGTTCCCATTTAAAAACAATTAAGTTATCAGTCGGTGAAATCACAAAGACGGATGTTTATATTCTATACATTGAAGGTATTGCCGAGATGGAAATGGTTGATGATTTAATTCAAAGGATCAAAGATATTGAATATGATGGTATCTATGATTCAACTATGTTAATACAACTAATTGATGATTCTCCCTATTCTCTTTTTCCACAATTTCTAACGACAGAACGACCAGATGTTGCTACATCAAAGCTACTCTCTGGGAAAATCGTTGGAATTTCAGATAATAGTCCAACGGTTTTTTCAGCGCCAACAGCTCTATTTGAATTTTTCCAATCTCCAGATGATTATTATAATCGATGGGTTGTAGGAACTGTTTTAAGGTATTTACGGTATTTAGCCTTTGTAATAACCATCATTTTTACTGGCTTATATGTTTCTGTTACAACCTTTCATTATGAAATGATCCCTGAATCACTATTAATAACACTTTCGGAATCGAGGAAACAAGTTCCTTTTCCTCCACTCATTGAAGCTTTAGTGATGGAGACTACACTAGAATTATTGAGAGAAGCGGGAGCGAGATTACCTTCGAAGGTTGGTCAGACGATTGGGATCGTCGGAGGGATTGTGATTGGACAAGCCGCTGTCCAAGCAGGCCTTACTAGTAATATTTTAATTATAGTCGTCGCAACTTCGGCTATCGCCTCATTTGTTATTCCGAGCTATATCATGAGTGGATCGATACGTATTATTCGGTTCGGACTAATTATTCTAGCAGGAGTATTTGGGAACTTTGGAATCTTAGTTGGTATCACAATACTTATTATCCACCTTTCGAAGCTTACAAGCTTACGCGCATCATATTTAACACCAATAGCACCCATGTATATAGAAGATTGGAGAGATATTCTTTTGCGAGCTCCGTATTCAATGATGAAAGGTAGGCCTGCAGAATCAAAAACATCTAATGTCACAAGGAGCAAGATGAGGAGATAG
- a CDS encoding Ger(x)C family spore germination protein: protein MVNKIIIIALSITLILTGCADIQLVEEIGFINIAGYDLYEEGESNKTNPRTYQITFGIPLIDPDKTKPREILQTVGHTSKEGRMNLARKTDRSLVSGQLRTTLFGIDLAEKGILDISDTMLRDPTIGSRVKLAIVNGRANELLAKEYPEHPKVGPYVDMLLEQGAKSSVIPDTDLYQFTTDLLERGIDPIIPVIKTGEKEVIIDGIGLLKGDKYITKINPQDTFSFLVLYQNFNTGELKLSLPNEEDKQEDLVIYSSFRSKRKINVVSTTEPFEVTIDVSLKGNIVEYHGSLDLETEEDQEKLKVNSERFIEAKTAEIIKTLQKNNVDSIGLGKNIRNSISYEDWENLDWEGIYPDVTVNINANVNIRDFGLIQ from the coding sequence ATGGTTAATAAAATTATTATCATTGCTTTGTCAATTACTCTGATTCTTACTGGCTGCGCCGATATACAATTAGTTGAAGAGATTGGTTTTATCAATATTGCTGGATATGATCTTTATGAAGAAGGCGAAAGTAATAAAACTAACCCTCGAACTTATCAAATCACTTTCGGGATTCCACTTATTGACCCTGACAAAACAAAGCCAAGGGAAATTTTACAAACAGTTGGCCATACGAGTAAAGAAGGACGAATGAACTTAGCTAGAAAAACAGATCGATCCCTTGTCAGTGGCCAGTTGCGGACAACACTGTTTGGGATTGATTTGGCAGAGAAGGGAATTCTGGATATATCAGATACGATGCTTAGAGATCCTACGATCGGTAGTAGAGTTAAATTAGCCATCGTTAATGGCAGAGCGAATGAGTTATTAGCAAAAGAGTATCCTGAACACCCCAAAGTGGGCCCATATGTAGATATGCTACTAGAACAAGGAGCAAAATCGAGTGTTATACCTGATACGGACTTGTATCAATTTACAACAGATCTTTTAGAAAGAGGCATTGACCCTATTATCCCAGTGATTAAAACGGGAGAAAAAGAAGTCATAATTGACGGCATTGGGTTACTAAAAGGGGACAAATATATAACGAAGATTAACCCACAAGATACGTTTTCGTTTTTGGTTTTGTATCAAAATTTCAATACTGGAGAGCTTAAATTGTCTCTTCCAAATGAAGAGGATAAACAAGAAGATCTTGTCATTTATAGTTCGTTTAGAAGTAAGAGAAAAATAAATGTTGTGAGTACTACTGAGCCATTTGAAGTTACTATAGACGTTAGTTTAAAAGGGAATATTGTTGAATATCACGGTTCACTTGATTTGGAAACTGAAGAAGACCAAGAAAAACTAAAAGTAAATAGTGAACGGTTTATTGAAGCAAAAACAGCCGAGATTATCAAAACATTACAAAAAAATAATGTCGATAGTATTGGATTAGGCAAAAACATTCGTAATAGCATTAGTTATGAAGATTGGGAAAATTTAGATTGGGAAGGTATTTATCCAGATGTAACTGTAAATATCAATGCCAATGTCAATATTCGTGACTTCGGATTGATCCAATAA